A stretch of DNA from Drosophila virilis strain 15010-1051.87 chromosome 5, Dvir_AGI_RSII-ME, whole genome shotgun sequence:
AACAGTCGTTTGTCTTGAAGGTAAATCTTGCAAATGGTCCCTAAGAGGTTCACAGGTCTCGCAGCTGAGTCACCATCGCTCGGTGTTGTGTCTGGGATATTCGGCTGTCTTCGCAGGCACTTTTGAGACGTTTTACCTAGAGCGCAATTATCGCTCTTCACAGATTCACTTGTCAACAGATCGGCTTGAGTTTCATCACCGGCCtctaatattaatatatctgttgcaattgttgctgctgcttcttcgcTAGCGACTTGTGGCACAGCGGAAACCTCCTCGAAACCGCCTTCCATAAGATCAGCCTGCGGCTTTGTACTAACTCCTGCTGGAGGAACATTTCCAAGTGCTGGAGTCTCCACCTCCTGCTGTGGTATAATAATTTCAGCATTGGCAACCTTCTCAATTCCTGGTACATCCTCCACGGGAGCATCCGGTAACTCAGATTTATTTCCTACTAGAGAAACTTCCTTGATTGCTGGTTCTTGAGCTTCCCCGGGAACAACTTGTGGCTCTTGAATAGTCTCAGTACTAGCAACCTCCTCAATTGCTGATATTGAAGCATCCTCGAGAGCAGCCTGGGGCTCAACACTAGAAACCGCCTCAACTATTCTCGGAACAGCCGTCTGCTGTAATTCTGATGTAACTTCAGCTCTAGCAACCTCCTCAATTACTATTGCTGGGTCTTGATCGGAAGTAACCTGTGCCTGAGTATAATCAACCTCGTAACCTTCTGGCGCTGGAGCCTCGTGGAGAATAGCCTGTTGCTCTGTTGCAATCTCAGCACCAGTAACCTCCTCAACTGTTGGTGTTGAATCTTCTTTGAGGGCAGTCTGAGGCTCCGCACTAGCAACCTCCTTAGCTACTGGGGCTGGAGCCTCATCGAGAATTATTTCAGTACTAGGAAGCTTCTCAATTGCTGGTGTTGAAGCAAGCTCCTTGACTTCAGACAACGGGACTTCCTGCGATGTAGCCAGTCGCTCTGTTGCAATCTCAGCAGTTGGATTTTCATCAACTGCTGAATCTTTCTCGGAAGCAGCTTGTGGCTCAGAACTAACAACCTCCTCAGTTGTTGGTGCTGAAGCCTCCTCGAGAGTTGTTTGAGGATCGGTAATAACAACCTCTTTAATTGCTGGTGCTAGAGCCTGCTCGGGTTTAACTTGGGGACCTTGTGTTATTTCAGCACTTCCAACCTCCTCAATTGTTGGTGCTGGATCTTCCTCGGGAGCAGGTTGTGGGTCAGTATTAACAACTTCCTCagttgctggtgctgcagGCTTGTCGAGAATCATCTCAGTAAGGGCAACATCATCAGATGCTGGCGTTGGAGCTTCATCAGGTGTATCGTGTGGTGCTAACTCAGAACTAGGAATCTCCTCAACACCTGGACCTTCCTCGGGATCAGGTTGTGGTTCAGTACTAGCAACCTCCTCAATTGCTGGTGCTGGAGCCTCCCCTGGATCAACTTGTAGCCCTTGTGTTATCTCAGTACTTCCCACCCCCTCAATTGATTGCGCTGGGTCTTCCTCGGCAGCTGTTTTTGACTCAGTACTAGCAACCTTCTCAATTTCTGGCGTCGGAGCCTTCCCTGAATCAACTTGGAGCTCTAGTGTAATCTCAGCACTTCCAACTTCCTCAGTTGCTGGTGCTGAAGCTTCTTCGATAGTAGTCTGAGGATCAGTACTAGTAACTTCATTAATTGCTGATGCTGAAATCTTCTCGAAATTTATTTGTGGCCCTGGTGTAATCTCAGTAGAAGCAACATTCTCAATTGGTCGAGCTGCCACTTCCTCGTGTGCTGTTTTTGGCTCAGTACTAGCTACATCCTCAATTGGCACTGGACCTTCTTCAGGTGTATCGTGTGCTTCATTGGTAACAACTTGTGGCTCAGTAGAAATACCCTCTTCAATCGTTATAAGTGAAGCTTCCATCTTAATGATTGGCGCTGGAGCGTCCTCTAAAACAGCTTGAGGGACTGCTGCTGAAGCTTCCTCGACAGCAGCCTCTTTGGGTTCAACTTGTGGCTCCAGTGAATCTTCAGCCCTAGCAACCTCGTTAATTGCTGGGACTCGACCGTCCTCGCGAGCAGCCTGTGAAAGCGATGTAACTTCAGAACCAGCAACCTCCTCAACTGCCGAATTTGGAATTTCCTCGGAAGCTGTAGTAactgctccagcagcagcaataacttTATCTTCTGTTACTGGAGCTGCCTCATGAGCAATAGTTACTCTAGTAAAAGTACcaattgcagctgctggcgTTGAAGATTCCTCGGAAGCAGCATTAACTTCTGCTAAAATAACTATCTCAGATGCGGTCGCATGAGCAGCAGGTTCTTCTGTTGGTGCAGGATCGACCTCGGCAGCAACATTTCCTTCTGCTGAAGTAACTATCTCAACTGCTGGCGCTGGACTTTCCTGAGAAGCAGCTACTTCTTCCGGAGTAACTATCTCAGCTGCTGGCACTGGAACTTCCTCGGAAGCAGTTACTTCTTCCGGAGTAACTATCCCAATTGCTGGCTCTGGAACTTCCTCGGGAGCAGCAGTTACTTCTGCCGGAGTAACTATCTCAACTGCTGGCGCTTGAGATTCCTCGGAAACAGGTACTTCTGCTGGGACTGGAACTTCCTCGGGAGCAACATTTCCTTCTGCCGGAGTAACTATCTCTGCTGCTGGCACTAAAACTTTCTGAGATGCAGTTACTTCTGCCGGAGTCACTATCTCAACTGCCGGCACTGGCACTTCCTCGGAAAGAGTCACTTCTGTCGGAGTAACTATCTCAACTGCTGGCGCTAGAGACTCCTCGGGAGCAGCAGTTACTTCTGCCGGAGTAACTATCTCACTTGCGGACACTGGAATTTCCTCGGGAGCAGCAGTTACTTCTGCCGGAGTCACTATCTCAACTGCTGGCGCTGGAACTTCCTCAGAAGCAGTTACTTCTGCCGGAGTAACTATCTCACTTGCGGGCACTGGAACTTCCTCGGGAGCAGCAGTCACTTCTGCTGGAGTAACTTTCTCAACTGCTGCCGTTGGAGACTCCTCGGGAGCAGCAGTTACTTCTGCCGGCGTAACTATCTCACTTGCGGGCACTGGAACTTCCTCGGGAGCAGCAGTTACTTCTGCCGGAGTCACTATCTCAAGTGCTGGCTCTGGAACGTCCTCAGAAGCAGTTACTTCTGCTGGAGTAACTATCTCAGCCGCTGGCTCTGGAACTTCCTCGGGAGCAGCAGTCACTTCTGCTGGAGTAACTTTCTCAACTGCTGCCGTTGGAGACTCCTCGGGAGCAGCAGTTACTTCTGCCGGCGTAACTATCTCATCTGCTGGCACTGTAACTTCCTGAGATGCAGTTACTTCTGCCGGAGTCACTATCTCAACTGCTGGCACTGGAACTTCCTCGGAAGGAGTTACTTTTGAAGGAGTAAGTATCTTAAGTGCTGGCGCTGGAGGTTCGTCAGGAGCAGTTACTTCTGCCGGCGTAACTATCTCAGCTGCTGGCACTGGAACTTCCTCGGGAGCAGCAGTTACTTCTGCCGGCGTAACTATCTCAGCTGCTGGCACTGTAACTTCCTGAGATGCAGTTACTTCTGCCGGAGTCACTATCTCAACTGCTGGCGCTGGAACTTCCTCAGAAGCAGTTACTTCTGCCGGAGTCACTATCTCACTTGCGGGCACTGGAACTTCCTCGGGAGCAGCAGTCACTTCCGCTGGAGTAACTTTCTCAACTGCTGCCGTTGGAGACTCCTCGGGAGCAGCAGTTACTTCTGCCGGCGTAACTATCTCAGCTGCTGGCACTGTAACTTCCTCAGAAGCAGTTACTTCTGCCGGAGTAACTATTTCAACTGCTGGCACTGGAACTTCCTCGGAAGGAGTCACTTCTGAAGGAGTAACTATCTCAGCTGCTGGCACTGGAACTTCCTCGGGAGCAGCAGTCACTTCTGCTGGAGTAACTATCTCAACTGCTGGCGTTGGAGACTCCTCGGGAGCAGCAGTTACTTCTGCCGGCGTAACTATCTCATCTGCTGGCACTGTAACTTCCTGAGATGCAGTTACTTCTGCCGGAGTCACTATCTCAACTGCTGGCACTGGAACTTCCTCGGAAGGAGTTACTTTTGAAGGAGTAAGTATCTTAAGTGCTGGCGCTGGAGGTTCGTCAGGAGCAGTTACTTCTGCCGGCGTAACTATCTCAGCTGCTGGCACTGTAACTTCCTGAGATGCAGTTACTTCTGCCGGAGTCACTATCTCAACTGCTGGCGCTGGAACTTCCTCAGAAGCAGTTACTTCTGCCGGAGTCACTATCTCACTTGCGGGCACTGGAACTTCCTCGGGAGCAGCAGTCACTTCTGCTGGAGTAACTTTCTCAACTGCTGCCGTTGGAGACTCCTCGGGAGCAGCAGTTACTTCTGCCAGCGTAACTATCTCAGCTGCTGGCACTGTAACTTCCTGAGATGCAGTTACTTCTGCCGGAGTAACTATCTTAACTGCTGGCACTGTAACTTCCTCAGAAGCAGTTACTTCTGCCGGAGTAACTATCTCAACTGCTGGCACTGGAGATTCCTCGGAAGCAGCAGTTTGTTCTACTACATTAACTATCTCATCTGTTGGTGCAGGAACTTCCCCGGGAGCAGCAGTTCCTTCTGCGGCAATAACTATctctgctgctggcgctggaaACACTTCGGGAGCAGTTACTGTTGCTGGAGAAACTATCTCAACTGTTGGCAGTGGAACTTCGTCGGGAGCGGCAGTTACTTCAGACGGAGCAACTTTCTTAACTGCTGGTGTAGGAACTTTCTCGGGAATAGAAGATTCTTCTGTGGAAGAAGCTGTTACATCTGCTGGCGGTTCAGACGTAACAGGTTTTTCTGCAGGAGTAAATAGCTCAATTACTGGCTCTGAAATTTCTACAGGAGCAGCAGTTTCTCCTGTTAACGTAGGAACTTCTTCGGGAGTATCTAGAATAACTATCTCAGCTGCTGGCCATGATGGTTCCTCAGAAGTAGCAGTTACTTCTGCTGGAGAAACTATCTCAGATGCAGTCGGCTGAGCAGCATGTTCTTCTGCTGATGCAGGATCGACCTCAGGAGCAATAGTTCCTTCTGCTGGAGTAACTA
This window harbors:
- the M7BP gene encoding nascent polypeptide-associated complex subunit alpha, muscle-specific form isoform X3, which translates into the protein MAADATAVGAAAAAATTTTTGDSPQSSPGQQLNSSVDSGIVIAETDTQALKLRQRLQQCQRILQLLQRDQPTYQQLRDRLSKIAVKKKKANASSEQHSCNVCCADLDLSSAKNYVTCCTCGKHVCRGIKCADWLPKAAQWVCELCHSSKQSLEQTSSWVAEQMSFNQQKFVYPLRARSEIYIPISAEMADSSMHFESVSQVGANSVTLMNMDERSRIREYVEEIVAEMLGGNLDHIKVGQLSKSENYLQLFDKYHAKLSNLLINVENTLCARAFKGDLPAIVNGNNNNNNSNSNNNNSINNEQLADISQTRLRSLIETIIAETLRSGSNSLLLNPPSGAVSEISLDTRSNGQLPGFSNGGSNSKRRHRTEHYFEPKIYQDLLATAVLNKIADKEGNNRLISESTPDLSAHNIDENYNAEALSTTSGSSIEPRSDCSLTDHELTGKAEAHAGSQLDVERESVLSDYIAAHMVPLPDFSASVTESEDDVVSMSSSLVGDGTWEDNWLFKKKRSTLQSSATPSSIGMLVPAPKENVRAQIGDRTADEVSDLSEMGSDAEESSLDLLRCNELNDRLLSKHLIGGQNTKLVLDELVDRTSLTSNTLPAEHEPAFTETTNPLVQQPTVATVPQPEEQKTSSTLMAPPPPMIFQDDEITEDPAQTLIAAAQCDSDELCDLEGLTGFGDVEYLDDSKLHENIPSVIEILAAIALGPMLAVPASEQPAVMTATEIHTLKELSDLALAEINARTMELAQHSLDIIEEEFTEAQSADQVDKSQTAVEEHKHMSPVNASEIPSTTTEEISQPKEGNVEVVGQTELSPNEHPISGETPTAAPLINEIASAGLNSETKLVPQEDLAQLVTQAEVIVEPQTAAPAPTITQATEEVTLTAAATEPPTQQLEVSSPLAAGTVASEEAPVPTAEIATLDAHEEDTTLTGETAAPVEIPEPVIELFSPTEKPTTSEAPEDVIVTLDEISAASGNITEPAAEIVTPAEGTIAPEVDPASAEEHAAQPTASEIVSPAEVTATSEEPSWPAAEIVILDTPEEVPTLTGETAAPVEISEPVIELFTPAEKPVTSEPPADVTASSTEESSIPEKVPTPAVKKVAPSEVTAAPDEVPLPTVEIVSPATVTAPEVFPAPAAEIVIAAEGTAAPGEVPAPTDEIVNVVEQTAASEESPVPAVEIVTPAEVTASEEVTVPAVKIVTPAEVTASQEVTVPAAEIVTLAEVTAAPEESPTAAVEKVTPAEVTAAPEEVPVPASEIVTPAEVTASEEVPAPAVEIVTPAEVTASQEVTVPAAEIVTPAEVTAPDEPPAPALKILTPSKVTPSEEVPVPAVEIVTPAEVTASQEVTVPADEIVTPAEVTAAPEESPTPAVEIVTPAEVTAAPEEVPVPAAEIVTPSEVTPSEEVPVPAVEIVTPAEVTASEEVTVPAAEIVTPAEVTAAPEESPTAAVEKVTPAEVTAAPEEVPVPASEIVTPAEVTASEEVPAPAVEIVTPAEVTASQEVTVPAAEIVTPAEVTAAPEEVPVPAAEIVTPAEVTAPDEPPAPALKILTPSKVTPSEEVPVPAVEIVTPAEVTASQEVTVPADEIVTPAEVTAAPEESPTAAVEKVTPAEVTAAPEEVPEPAAEIVTPAEVTASEDVPEPALEIVTPAEVTAAPEEVPVPASEIVTPAEVTAAPEESPTAAVEKVTPAEVTAAPEEVPVPASEIVTPAEVTASEEVPAPAVEIVTPAEVTAAPEEIPVSASEIVTPAEVTAAPEESLAPAVEIVTPTEVTLSEEVPVPAVEIVTPAEVTASQKVLVPAAEIVTPAEGNVAPEEVPVPAEVPVSEESQAPAVEIVTPAEVTAAPEEVPEPAIGIVTPEEVTASEEVPVPAAEIVTPEEVAASQESPAPAVEIVTSAEGNVAAEVDPAPTEEPAAHATASEIVILAEVNAASEESSTPAAAIGTFTRVTIAHEAAPVTEDKVIAAAGAVTTASEEIPNSAVEEVAGSEVTSLSQAAREDGRVPAINEVARAEDSLEPQVEPKEAAVEEASAAVPQAVLEDAPAPIIKMEASLITIEEGISTEPQVVTNEAHDTPEEGPVPIEDVASTEPKTAHEEVAARPIENVASTEITPGPQINFEKISASAINEVTSTDPQTTIEEASAPATEEVGSAEITLELQVDSGKAPTPEIEKVASTESKTAAEEDPAQSIEGVGSTEITQGLQVDPGEAPAPAIEEVASTEPQPDPEEGPGVEEIPSSELAPHDTPDEAPTPASDDVALTEMILDKPAAPATEEVVNTDPQPAPEEDPAPTIEEVGSAEITQGPQVKPEQALAPAIKEVVITDPQTTLEEASAPTTEEVVSSEPQAASEKDSAVDENPTAEIATERLATSQEVPLSEVKELASTPAIEKLPSTEIILDEAPAPVAKEVASAEPQTALKEDSTPTVEEVTGAEIATEQQAILHEAPAPEGYEVDYTQAQVTSDQDPAIVIEEVARAEVTSELQQTAVPRIVEAVSSVEPQAALEDASISAIEEVASTETIQEPQVVPGEAQEPAIKEVSLVGNKSELPDAPVEDVPGIEKVANAEIIIPQQEVETPALGNVPPAGVSTKPQADLMEGGFEEVSAVPQVASEEAAATIATDILILEAGDETQADLLTSESVKSDNCALGSIAEREVRKWSNAVEMPNNPYAPEALKQRISGTQERFMDVPNISACAEQKALAMMRGSDEEPASRVEDYKRYSRDYYINNAPQVTTPTSARAASVACSSTEEPASAQTDEDIVINEAQKASKTAAEQAQLVEIPDDKCIYTALPAQVLEAGCNASLETQSNQSLQTTSDDSDTVRVYDFNKQETTVIKAQEQQPSTSSTSSMESALSAPSSSSSIDASRKRERPVVLQFGPADATPNVCASPTMTPTRGSTPPAFRFLQPKRRLIEPSQVLSIDDDDEMPEPAATPTEKPAVEDDVVHALPSVKALAQAFLLTSKRTQPERRWRAKTLQNAKLRASPDASEQPTSPQSRKHMLQRAVSIAEVADESTIASDLSSLETDPSMQSEENAMNIPIASPASPVPVRRGFLRSNIAYFENLKFK
- the M7BP gene encoding nascent polypeptide-associated complex subunit alpha, muscle-specific form isoform X9; its protein translation is MDFTLGLITGMYAVVAVIVFYVVYVIEVKLDLPAIVNGNNNNNNSNSNNNNSINNEQLADISQTRLRSLIETIIAETLRSGSNSLLLNPPSGAVSEISLDTRSNGQLPGFSNGGSNSKRRHRTEHYFEPKIYQDLLATAVLNKIADKEGNNRLISESTPDLSAHNIDENYNAEALSTTSGSSIEPRSDCSLTDHELVHNTGKAEAHAGSQLDVERESVLSDYIAAHMVPLPDFSASVTESEDDVVSMSSSLVGDGTWEDNWLFKKKRSTLQSSATPSSIGMLVPAPKENVRAQIGDRTADEVSDLSEMGSDAEESSLDLLRCNELNDRLLSKHLIGGQNTKLVLDELVDRTSLTSNTLPAEHEPAFTETTNPLVQQPTVATVPQPEEQKTSSTLMAPPPPMIFQDDEITEDPAQTLIAAAQCDSDELCDLEGLTGFGDVEYLDDSKLHENIPSVIEILAAIALGPMLAVPASEQPAVMTATEIHTLKELSDLALAEINARTMELAQHSLDIIEEEFTEAQSADQVDKSQTAVEEHKHMSPVNASEIPSTTTEEISQPKEGNVEVVGQTELSPNEHPISGETPTAAPLINEIASAGLNSETKLVPQEDLAQLVTQAEVIVEPQTAAPAPTITQATEEVTLTAAATEPPTQQLEVSSPLAAGTVASEEAPVPTAEIATLDAHEEDTTLTGETAAPVEIPEPVIELFSPTEKPTTSEAPEDVIVTLDEISAASGNITEPAAEIVTPAEGTIAPEVDPASAEEHAAQPTASEIVSPAEVTATSEEPSWPAAEIVILDTPEEVPTLTGETAAPVEISEPVIELFTPAEKPVTSEPPADVTASSTEESSIPEKVPTPAVKKVAPSEVTAAPDEVPLPTVEIVSPATVTAPEVFPAPAAEIVIAAEGTAAPGEVPAPTDEIVNVVEQTAASEESPVPAVEIVTPAEVTASEEVTVPAVKIVTPAEVTASQEVTVPAAEIVTLAEVTAAPEESPTAAVEKVTPAEVTAAPEEVPVPASEIVTPAEVTASEEVPAPAVEIVTPAEVTASQEVTVPAAEIVTPAEVTAPDEPPAPALKILTPSKVTPSEEVPVPAVEIVTPAEVTASQEVTVPADEIVTPAEVTAAPEESPTPAVEIVTPAEVTAAPEEVPVPAAEIVTPSEVTPSEEVPVPAVEIVTPAEVTASEEVTVPAAEIVTPAEVTAAPEESPTAAVEKVTPAEVTAAPEEVPVPASEIVTPAEVTASEEVPAPAVEIVTPAEVTASQEVTVPAAEIVTPAEVTAAPEEVPVPAAEIVTPAEVTAPDEPPAPALKILTPSKVTPSEEVPVPAVEIVTPAEVTASQEVTVPADEIVTPAEVTAAPEESPTAAVEKVTPAEVTAAPEEVPEPAAEIVTPAEVTASEDVPEPALEIVTPAEVTAAPEEVPVPASEIVTPAEVTAAPEESPTAAVEKVTPAEVTAAPEEVPVPASEIVTPAEVTASEEVPAPAVEIVTPAEVTAAPEEIPVSASEIVTPAEVTAAPEESLAPAVEIVTPTEVTLSEEVPVPAVEIVTPAEVTASQKVLVPAAEIVTPAEGNVAPEEVPVPAEVPVSEESQAPAVEIVTPAEVTAAPEEVPEPAIGIVTPEEVTASEEVPVPAAEIVTPEEVAASQESPAPAVEIVTSAEGNVAAEVDPAPTEEPAAHATASEIVILAEVNAASEESSTPAAAIGTFTRVTIAHEAAPVTEDKVIAAAGAVTTASEEIPNSAVEEVAGSEVTSLSQAAREDGRVPAINEVARAEDSLEPQVEPKEAAVEEASAAVPQAVLEDAPAPIIKMEASLITIEEGISTEPQVVTNEAHDTPEEGPVPIEDVASTEPKTAHEEVAARPIENVASTEITPGPQINFEKISASAINEVTSTDPQTTIEEASAPATEEVGSAEITLELQVDSGKAPTPEIEKVASTESKTAAEEDPAQSIEGVGSTEITQGLQVDPGEAPAPAIEEVASTEPQPDPEEGPGVEEIPSSELAPHDTPDEAPTPASDDVALTEMILDKPAAPATEEVVNTDPQPAPEEDPAPTIEEVGSAEITQGPQVKPEQALAPAIKEVVITDPQTTLEEASAPTTEEVVSSEPQAASEKDSAVDENPTAEIATERLATSQEVPLSEVKELASTPAIEKLPSTEIILDEAPAPVAKEVASAEPQTALKEDSTPTVEEVTGAEIATEQQAILHEAPAPEGYEVDYTQAQVTSDQDPAIVIEEVARAEVTSELQQTAVPRIVEAVSSVEPQAALEDASISAIEEVASTETIQEPQVVPGEAQEPAIKEVSLVGNKSELPDAPVEDVPGIEKVANAEIIIPQQEVETPALGNVPPAGVSTKPQADLMEGGFEEVSAVPQVASEEAAATIATDILILEAGDETQADLLTSESVKSDNCALGSIAEREVRKWSNAVEMPNNPYAPEALKQRISGTQERFMDVPNISACAEQKALAMMRGSDEEPASRVEDYKRYSRDYYINNAPQVTTPTSARAASVACSSTEEPASAQTDEDIVINEAQKASKTAAEQAQLVEIPDDKCIYTALPAQVLEAGCNASLETQSNQSLQTTSDDSDTVRVYDFNKQETTVIKAQEQQPSTSSTSSMESALSAPSSSSSIDASRKRERPVVLQFGPADATPNVCASPTMTPTRGSTPPAFRFLQPKRRLIEPSQVLSIDDDDEMPEPAATPTEKPAVEDDVVHALPSVKALAQAFLLTSKRTQPERRWRAKTLQNAKLRASPDASEQPTSPQSRKHMLQRAVSIAEVADESTIASDLSSLETDPSMQSEENAMNIPIASPASPVPVRRGFLRSNIAYFENLKFK
- the M7BP gene encoding nascent polypeptide-associated complex subunit alpha, muscle-specific form isoform X8 — translated: MSAHCCKRLARPYICLMELPMYRGNNNLFLGLTSVLGLIGGAYLLQCGAQHLLSKIAVKKKKANASSEQHSCNVCCADLDLSSAKNYVTCCTCGKHVCRGIKCADWLPKAAQWVCELCHSSKQSLEQTSSWVAEQMSFNQQKFVYPLRARSEIYIPISAEMADSSMHFESVSQVGANSVTLMNMDERSRIREYVEEIVAEMLGGNLDHIKVGQLSKSENYLPAIVNGNNNNNNSNSNNNNSINNEQLADISQTRLRSLIETIIAETLRSGSNSLLLNPPSGAVSEISLDTRSNGQLPGFSNGGSNSKRRHRTEHYFEPKIYQDLLATAVLNKIADKEGNNRLISESTPDLSAHNIDENYNAEALSTTSGSSIEPRSDCSLTDHELVHNTGKAEAHAGSQLDVERESVLSDYIAAHMVPLPDFSASVTESEDDVVSMSSSLVGDGTWEDNWLFKKKRSTLQSSATPSSIGMLVPAPKENVRAQIGDRTADEVSDLSEMGSDAEESSLDLLRCNELNDRLLSKHLIGGQNTKLVLDELVDRTSLTSNTLPAEHEPAFTETTNPLVQQPTVATVPQPEEQKTSSTLMAPPPPMIFQDDEITEDPAQTLIAAAQCDSDELCDLEGLTGFGDVEYLDDSKLHENIPSVIEILAAIALGPMLAVPASEQPAVMTATEIHTLKELSDLALAEINARTMELAQHSLDIIEEEFTEAQSADQVDKSQTAVEEHKHMSPVNASEIPSTTTEEISQPKEGNVEVVGQTELSPNEHPISGETPTAAPLINEIASAGLNSETKLVPQEDLAQLVTQAEVIVEPQTAAPAPTITQATEEVTLTAAATEPPTQQLEVSSPLAAGTVASEEAPVPTAEIATLDAHEEDTTLTGETAAPVEIPEPVIELFSPTEKPTTSEAPEDVIVTLDEISAASGNITEPAAEIVTPAEGTIAPEVDPASAEEHAAQPTASEIVSPAEVTATSEEPSWPAAEIVILDTPEEVPTLTGETAAPVEISEPVIELFTPAEKPVTSEPPADVTASSTEESSIPEKVPTPAVKKVAPSEVTAAPDEVPLPTVEIVSPATVTAPEVFPAPAAEIVIAAEGTAAPGEVPAPTDEIVNVVEQTAASEESPVPAVEIVTPAEVTASEEVTVPAVKIVTPAEVTASQEVTVPAAEIVTLAEVTAAPEESPTAAVEKVTPAEVTAAPEEVPVPASEIVTPAEVTASEEVPAPAVEIVTPAEVTASQEVTVPAAEIVTPAEVTAPDEPPAPALKILTPSKVTPSEEVPVPAVEIVTPAEVTASQEVTVPADEIVTPAEVTAAPEESPTPAVEIVTPAEVTAAPEEVPVPAAEIVTPSEVTPSEEVPVPAVEIVTPAEVTASEEVTVPAAEIVTPAEVTAAPEESPTAAVEKVTPAEVTAAPEEVPVPASEIVTPAEVTASEEVPAPAVEIVTPAEVTASQEVTVPAAEIVTPAEVTAAPEEVPVPAAEIVTPAEVTAPDEPPAPALKILTPSKVTPSEEVPVPAVEIVTPAEVTASQEVTVPADEIVTPAEVTAAPEESPTAAVEKVTPAEVTAAPEEVPEPAAEIVTPAEVTASEDVPEPALEIVTPAEVTAAPEEVPVPASEIVTPAEVTAAPEESPTAAVEKVTPAEVTAAPEEVPVPASEIVTPAEVTASEEVPAPAVEIVTPAEVTAAPEEIPVSASEIVTPAEVTAAPEESLAPAVEIVTPTEVTLSEEVPVPAVEIVTPAEVTASQKVLVPAAEIVTPAEGNVAPEEVPVPAEVPVSEESQAPAVEIVTPAEVTAAPEEVPEPAIGIVTPEEVTASEEVPVPAAEIVTPEEVAASQESPAPAVEIVTSAEGNVAAEVDPAPTEEPAAHATASEIVILAEVNAASEESSTPAAAIGTFTRVTIAHEAAPVTEDKVIAAAGAVTTASEEIPNSAVEEVAGSEVTSLSQAAREDGRVPAINEVARAEDSLEPQVEPKEAAVEEASAAVPQAVLEDAPAPIIKMEASLITIEEGISTEPQVVTNEAHDTPEEGPVPIEDVASTEPKTAHEEVAARPIENVASTEITPGPQINFEKISASAINEVTSTDPQTTIEEASAPATEEVGSAEITLELQVDSGKAPTPEIEKVASTESKTAAEEDPAQSIEGVGSTEITQGLQVDPGEAPAPAIEEVASTEPQPDPEEGPGVEEIPSSELAPHDTPDEAPTPASDDVALTEMILDKPAAPATEEVVNTDPQPAPEEDPAPTIEEVGSAEITQGPQVKPEQALAPAIKEVVITDPQTTLEEASAPTTEEVVSSEPQAASEKDSAVDENPTAEIATERLATSQEVPLSEVKELASTPAIEKLPSTEIILDEAPAPVAKEVASAEPQTALKEDSTPTVEEVTGAEIATEQQAILHEAPAPEGYEVDYTQAQVTSDQDPAIVIEEVARAEVTSELQQTAVPRIVEAVSSVEPQAALEDASISAIEEVASTETIQEPQVVPGEAQEPAIKEVSLVGNKSELPDAPVEDVPGIEKVANAEIIIPQQEVETPALGNVPPAGVSTKPQADLMEGGFEEVSAVPQVASEEAAATIATDILILEAGDETQADLLTSESVKSDNCALGSIAEREVRKWSNAVEMPNNPYAPEALKQRISGTQERFMDVPNISACAEQKALAMMRGSDEEPASRVEDYKRYSRDYYINNAPQVTTPTSARAASVACSSTEEPASAQTDEDIVINEAQKASKTAAEQAQLVEIPDDKCIYTALPAQVLEAGCNASLETQSNQSLQTTSDDSDTVRVYDFNKQETTVIKAQEQQPSTSSTSSMESALSAPSSSSSIDASRKRERPVVLQFGPADATPNVCASPTMTPTRGSTPPAFRFLQPKRRLIEPSQVLSIDDDDEMPEPAATPTEKPAVEDDVVHALPSVKALAQAFLLTSKRTQPERRWRAKTLQNAKLRASPDASEQPTSPQSRKHMLQRAVSIAEVADESTIASDLSSLETDPSMQSEENAMNIPIASPASPVPVRRGFLRSNIAYFENLKFK